The following coding sequences lie in one Microvirga sp. 17 mud 1-3 genomic window:
- a CDS encoding ABC transporter ATP-binding protein: MSDASFLSLERLTLAYGDTTAVKDLNLQIGRGELIALLGPSGCGKTTTMRSIAGLLKPKAGAIRLDGNDITRVAANKRAVGLVFQSYALFPHLTVFENVAFGLRLKRIPKSDLENRVQNGLQSVGLGRFAERRPAELSGGQQQRVALARSMVMEPKVLLLDEPLSNLDARLRLEMRAELQRVQKESGITMIFVTHDQGEALALADRIVVMLDGRIEQIGTPEQIYNTPVSAFVADFVGFENVFAVEDGKLKTSQGPIAPSKNVPSDVAGLAWRPTAVTLGKGTYNGTVRGTSFAGRTREYLLDTPLGAIKAEVDAGMPPYEIGESIPFDLPLENAAHLTRY, translated from the coding sequence ATGTCTGATGCGTCCTTTTTGTCTCTTGAGCGGCTGACCCTCGCCTATGGCGATACGACAGCCGTTAAGGATCTCAACCTTCAGATCGGTCGCGGCGAGCTCATCGCACTTCTTGGTCCTTCGGGTTGCGGAAAGACAACCACGATGCGCTCCATTGCAGGCCTCTTGAAACCAAAAGCCGGAGCCATTCGGCTGGATGGCAACGACATCACACGCGTCGCCGCCAACAAGCGCGCCGTTGGACTTGTGTTTCAGTCCTATGCTCTTTTCCCTCACCTGACGGTCTTTGAGAATGTCGCGTTCGGTTTGCGCCTGAAGAGAATTCCTAAGTCGGATCTGGAAAACCGCGTGCAAAATGGGCTGCAATCTGTCGGCCTGGGTCGGTTCGCCGAGCGCAGACCTGCGGAACTCTCAGGCGGCCAGCAGCAACGTGTCGCTCTGGCGCGCTCGATGGTCATGGAACCGAAGGTTCTGCTCTTAGACGAACCTCTCTCGAATCTCGACGCTCGGCTGCGCCTTGAAATGCGAGCCGAGTTGCAACGGGTGCAGAAAGAGAGCGGCATCACGATGATCTTCGTCACGCATGACCAGGGCGAAGCCCTGGCGCTGGCCGATCGGATCGTCGTTATGCTGGATGGGCGCATCGAGCAAATTGGCACACCGGAGCAGATATACAACACACCTGTCTCGGCCTTCGTCGCCGACTTCGTCGGCTTCGAGAACGTCTTCGCTGTCGAAGACGGAAAGCTGAAGACATCTCAGGGCCCCATCGCACCGTCAAAGAACGTCCCTTCGGATGTAGCAGGGCTTGCTTGGCGCCCGACAGCAGTCACGCTTGGTAAGGGTACCTATAATGGTACAGTGCGCGGAACATCTTTCGCCGGGAGAACCCGAGAATATCTTCTCGATACACCTCTCGGCGCCATCAAGGCAGAAGTCGATGCCGGCATGCCTCCCTACGAAATTGGAGAATCCATTCCTTTCGATCTTCCGCTTGAGAACGCCGCTCACCTGACGCGTTATTGA
- a CDS encoding M20 aminoacylase family protein yields MVLEDAFLDDVAFLRELRRDLHAYPELGFEEVRTSEIVASILSEAGVEVHRGLGGTGVVGTLRVGNGSRTIGLRADMDALAMPETADRPYKSRHPGKMHACGHDGHTTLLLGAARYLARTRRFSGTVHFIFQPAEEGRGGARKMIGDGFFDLFPCDAVYGLHNMPGLSTDEMAVVAGPQLASSDSWLVTFKGVGTHGAKPHLGKDPITAGGYFIASLQTIVGRVVDPLQPAVVSACSIRAGDPQALNVIPDLVEIGGTARAYSAEVRTQLEKEIERLAHGVAAMFDISASYEFRRRIPPVVNDADAAARALRAARAVCGEKVVTSFPPSTAGDDFAFFAGSVPGAYVWLGNGPAIDGALHHNTAYDFNDEAIPTGVAFWITLVEQELAD; encoded by the coding sequence ATGGTGCTGGAAGACGCTTTTCTCGACGACGTGGCGTTTCTGCGCGAGCTGCGCCGTGATCTGCATGCTTATCCGGAACTAGGCTTCGAAGAAGTTCGCACGAGCGAGATCGTGGCGTCGATCCTTTCTGAGGCGGGAGTGGAGGTTCACAGGGGCCTAGGTGGAACCGGAGTCGTGGGGACCCTTCGCGTCGGCAATGGTTCACGGACGATCGGCCTGCGTGCGGACATGGATGCGCTCGCGATGCCTGAAACCGCCGACCGTCCCTACAAGTCCAGGCATCCGGGGAAGATGCATGCCTGTGGACACGACGGCCATACGACGCTGCTGCTCGGTGCCGCACGTTATCTCGCCCGAACCCGCCGTTTCTCAGGGACCGTTCACTTCATCTTTCAGCCTGCGGAGGAGGGTAGGGGAGGTGCCCGGAAGATGATCGGGGACGGTTTCTTCGATCTTTTCCCTTGCGATGCCGTCTACGGGCTTCACAACATGCCTGGTCTTTCGACGGACGAAATGGCCGTCGTTGCCGGGCCACAACTTGCCTCCTCGGACAGCTGGCTCGTGACTTTTAAAGGCGTAGGCACGCACGGAGCAAAGCCTCATCTGGGAAAGGACCCGATCACCGCGGGCGGCTACTTTATCGCTTCCCTGCAGACGATCGTCGGCCGCGTGGTCGATCCTCTGCAGCCTGCCGTCGTCAGTGCCTGTTCAATACGCGCTGGCGATCCTCAAGCGCTCAATGTCATTCCGGATCTGGTTGAAATCGGTGGGACGGCAAGGGCCTATTCGGCTGAGGTTCGCACCCAGCTCGAAAAGGAGATCGAGCGTCTGGCGCATGGTGTCGCGGCGATGTTCGACATTTCGGCCTCTTATGAGTTTCGTCGCCGCATTCCGCCCGTCGTGAATGATGCGGATGCCGCGGCAAGAGCGCTCCGCGCAGCGCGAGCCGTCTGCGGCGAGAAGGTCGTGACAAGCTTTCCGCCATCGACCGCGGGTGACGACTTTGCCTTTTTCGCTGGCTCCGTTCCAGGTGCCTATGTGTGGCTTGGTAACGGCCCGGCCATTGATGGGGCGCTCCATCACAACACAGCCTATGACTTCAACGACGAAGCCATTCCCACCGGAGTGGCCTTTTGGATCACCCTCGTCGAACAGGAACTAGCCGATTGA
- a CDS encoding aminotransferase class V-fold PLP-dependent enzyme — protein sequence MDRQDIRHALGLRPIVNVSGTMTSLGASIVVPEAVAAISAILPQFVEIDDLQKKASQVIARLCGTEAGFVTASCSAGITLAVAGAMTGSDLAAIERLPDAAGLKDEVLIQTGHMVSYGAPVEQGIRLAGAKVVPVGQATSARAYQLDGAITDRTAAAVYVVSHHTVQYGLIPLDEFVAVCHARGVPVIVDAASEYDLKGFLATGADIALYSSHKFLGGPTGGIVAGKTDLVRAAYLQNYGIGRGMKIGKEGMAGTIAALEAWETRDHQAIRERESGYLKLWMDALNGRPGVKAVVEPDPTHNPLDRLKVSVEPHEAHITAWDLADALASGPTPIIVRDHEIEHGFFYMDPCNLHPGQESIVAHRLVEELERARQSNEIIATPLERRRNRRTEALMRWPG from the coding sequence ATGGACCGACAGGATATCCGCCACGCGCTCGGCCTTCGCCCTATCGTCAACGTTTCTGGGACCATGACGTCCCTGGGGGCATCCATCGTGGTTCCCGAAGCGGTTGCCGCCATCTCGGCCATTCTCCCGCAATTCGTGGAGATCGACGATCTACAGAAGAAGGCGAGTCAGGTGATTGCCAGGCTCTGCGGTACCGAAGCCGGTTTCGTGACCGCCTCTTGTTCGGCCGGAATCACACTGGCTGTGGCGGGAGCTATGACGGGCTCGGACCTTGCCGCAATCGAACGGCTCCCGGACGCGGCAGGGCTCAAGGACGAGGTTCTGATTCAGACGGGGCACATGGTGAGCTACGGTGCGCCGGTGGAGCAAGGCATTCGACTTGCCGGCGCCAAGGTGGTCCCTGTCGGACAGGCAACGTCCGCTCGGGCCTATCAGCTTGACGGGGCGATCACCGACAGAACGGCAGCGGCGGTTTACGTAGTGTCGCATCACACGGTGCAGTACGGCCTCATCCCGCTCGATGAGTTCGTTGCCGTATGCCACGCTCGCGGTGTTCCGGTCATCGTCGATGCGGCTTCCGAATATGATCTCAAGGGATTCCTGGCGACGGGAGCGGATATTGCGCTCTACTCGTCTCATAAATTCCTGGGCGGTCCGACAGGCGGTATTGTGGCCGGCAAGACTGATCTTGTCCGTGCGGCTTATCTCCAGAATTACGGGATCGGCCGCGGCATGAAGATCGGAAAGGAAGGTATGGCCGGGACCATCGCGGCCCTTGAGGCGTGGGAGACGCGGGATCATCAGGCAATCCGCGAGCGGGAAAGCGGCTATCTGAAATTGTGGATGGATGCGTTGAACGGACGCCCAGGCGTGAAGGCCGTGGTCGAGCCTGACCCGACCCACAATCCCCTCGACCGTCTCAAGGTTTCCGTAGAGCCTCACGAGGCGCACATCACGGCGTGGGACCTTGCCGATGCCCTGGCCTCGGGCCCAACACCAATCATTGTCCGCGACCATGAGATCGAGCACGGTTTCTTTTACATGGATCCTTGCAACCTTCACCCAGGGCAGGAAAGCATTGTTGCGCACCGGCTCGTAGAGGAGTTGGAGAGAGCGCGTCAGTCGAACGAAATTATTGCGACACCCTTAGAGCGGAGGCGCAACCGCCGCACTGAAGCGCTAATGCGCTGGCCGGGTTGA
- a CDS encoding ABC transporter permease, which yields MFQNRAESLALALPAALFAAVVFIVPVLILLSEGLRLGGDWSLAHYVSFLSTPLNLTVFIRTLKLGALVTVAAAVIGYAAALCIVNLSSRNRGRMVGLIVLPLMISPVARTYAWIVILGRTGIVNQALTSIGLTDAPLRILFSETAIFIGLLQLFLPLMIISLVSALENMPRDAISAARVLGANWLQVFWKVILPLTKEGLVIGGTLVFTGSLTAYITPAILGGSKVLMLETLLYQRVTIANDFASASVIAMILIVMSFSANLLLKRLATARAKR from the coding sequence ATGTTCCAGAACCGAGCCGAGTCTCTGGCTCTCGCCCTACCTGCCGCCTTGTTCGCGGCAGTGGTTTTTATTGTACCCGTCCTAATTCTCTTATCCGAAGGACTTCGCCTAGGCGGGGACTGGTCTCTTGCGCACTATGTTTCCTTCCTCAGTACGCCGCTGAACCTCACCGTCTTCATTCGCACTCTGAAACTCGGGGCCCTCGTAACGGTTGCCGCCGCCGTGATCGGGTATGCGGCGGCCCTATGTATCGTGAATCTTTCATCCAGGAACCGAGGACGTATGGTCGGACTGATCGTCCTGCCACTCATGATCTCCCCGGTGGCACGGACTTATGCCTGGATCGTCATCCTTGGACGAACAGGCATTGTAAACCAAGCCCTTACCTCAATTGGCCTGACGGATGCGCCTCTACGTATCCTTTTTTCTGAAACCGCCATTTTCATCGGCTTGCTGCAGCTCTTCCTGCCTTTGATGATCATCTCACTTGTCAGTGCGCTGGAAAATATGCCGAGAGATGCGATTTCGGCAGCGCGTGTGCTCGGCGCAAACTGGCTCCAGGTCTTCTGGAAGGTGATCCTCCCACTCACTAAGGAGGGCCTCGTCATCGGCGGAACGCTCGTGTTCACTGGCTCTCTGACCGCCTATATCACTCCCGCTATCCTCGGTGGATCGAAGGTCCTGATGTTGGAGACGCTGCTTTACCAGCGTGTCACGATCGCAAACGACTTCGCATCTGCCAGCGTCATTGCCATGATCCTGATCGTCATGAGTTTCTCCGCGAACCTGCTCCTGAAACGTCTTGCAACCGCGAGGGCCAAGCGATGA
- a CDS encoding PotD/PotF family extracellular solute-binding protein has protein sequence MKKILLVSGAALMLVASSAQAQERKLVISVYGFAQDAFKTILYDTFEAKCGCKVVVETGNSVERLAKLEANKENPVIDMAVVATPDALAATRAKLIEPIDVTKLSNYEKLYDIAKDPIGGHMSVGYTFYATSIVYRSDKITINSWNDLFSKELAGHVAFPNVTTNQGPPTLYMIGKAMGKDTPDLKAPIEKVAEHKDDFVTFYVRSSQLTQLMQQEEIWAAPIGRFAWEGFAKMDLPIKWATPKEGQTGGMNVMVLVKGAKNKDLAYQFMDFWLSTEIQTKLAERLIDSPANKEVKLPAAVAENLTYGEDLVKSLDLQPAEAILDNRESWLSQWNAKVGQ, from the coding sequence ATGAAAAAGATTCTTCTTGTATCAGGCGCGGCGCTCATGCTTGTCGCGTCCTCGGCTCAAGCTCAAGAGCGCAAACTCGTCATATCGGTTTACGGCTTCGCGCAGGACGCATTTAAGACGATCCTCTACGATACCTTTGAAGCCAAATGCGGCTGCAAGGTCGTCGTGGAAACCGGAAACAGTGTGGAGCGCTTAGCCAAGCTAGAGGCCAATAAGGAGAATCCGGTCATCGATATGGCTGTCGTAGCGACCCCTGACGCGCTGGCAGCGACACGCGCCAAGCTGATCGAGCCGATCGACGTCACAAAGCTTTCCAACTACGAGAAGCTTTATGACATCGCCAAAGACCCGATTGGCGGCCACATGAGCGTTGGCTACACCTTCTACGCGACATCCATTGTCTATCGCTCTGACAAGATAACGATCAATTCCTGGAACGATCTCTTCTCCAAGGAACTGGCCGGACATGTCGCCTTTCCGAACGTGACGACTAACCAAGGTCCGCCGACCCTCTACATGATCGGAAAGGCCATGGGGAAGGATACCCCCGATCTTAAGGCTCCAATCGAAAAGGTTGCTGAGCATAAGGACGACTTTGTAACTTTCTATGTGCGGTCCTCGCAGCTGACTCAACTCATGCAGCAGGAGGAGATCTGGGCCGCACCGATCGGGCGCTTTGCCTGGGAAGGTTTCGCCAAGATGGACCTTCCCATAAAATGGGCAACTCCCAAGGAAGGTCAGACTGGCGGCATGAACGTGATGGTTCTTGTCAAGGGCGCCAAGAACAAGGACCTGGCTTATCAGTTCATGGATTTCTGGCTTTCCACCGAGATCCAGACCAAGCTTGCGGAGCGGTTGATCGACAGTCCTGCAAACAAGGAGGTCAAGCTTCCTGCTGCCGTAGCAGAGAATCTGACCTACGGCGAAGATCTCGTGAAATCGCTGGACCTTCAGCCTGCAGAGGCCATCCTAGACAATCGCGAAAGCTGGCTTTCGCAATGGAACGCAAAGGTCGGTCAGTAA
- a CDS encoding phosphoribosyltransferase, which translates to MRPHEFWQEIHPPATFQKHPAEGHREFFPAEFEDGRQLRLPIRELSDGRHALASLIINQASFDVEDTLSAALALRTQPFEPEIVVGLPTLGLTVARGVARHLGHSRYVPLGTSRKFWYRDDLSVPLSSITSPSQSKSLYLDPRMMPLIENKRVLLVDDVISSGTSISAALHLLSNCGVAPVVIGAAMLQTDRWQAKLAELDPSWPERVVGVLKTPLLQRMPGNGWLEATPEREARES; encoded by the coding sequence ATGCGTCCTCACGAATTCTGGCAGGAAATTCATCCTCCGGCGACCTTCCAGAAGCATCCCGCAGAAGGTCATCGAGAATTCTTCCCTGCAGAATTTGAAGATGGAAGACAGCTGCGCCTGCCGATCCGAGAGCTCTCCGATGGGAGGCACGCTCTTGCATCACTAATCATCAATCAGGCGAGCTTTGATGTCGAGGATACGCTTTCCGCGGCCCTCGCGCTGAGAACCCAGCCTTTTGAGCCTGAAATAGTCGTCGGGCTGCCTACACTCGGCCTCACAGTCGCGCGGGGCGTCGCCCGACATCTGGGCCATTCCCGGTACGTGCCGCTCGGAACATCTCGAAAATTCTGGTATCGGGACGACCTTTCCGTACCGCTAAGTTCGATTACCAGCCCCAGCCAGAGCAAAAGCCTTTATCTTGATCCGCGAATGATGCCGCTCATCGAGAACAAGCGCGTTCTCCTTGTGGATGACGTGATCAGCAGTGGCACTTCGATCTCCGCAGCGCTCCACCTTCTATCGAACTGCGGCGTTGCACCCGTCGTCATAGGAGCCGCCATGCTGCAGACAGATCGCTGGCAGGCGAAACTGGCAGAGCTCGATCCAAGCTGGCCCGAGCGGGTTGTTGGGGTCCTGAAAACTCCTCTACTTCAACGGATGCCCGGCAATGGCTGGTTGGAGGCAACACCGGAAAGAGAAGCCAGGGAAAGCTGA
- a CDS encoding amidase translates to MMSVRDRLEEVFERLEKRASDERVYPKVYWAAARAAADAADERRRAGVTLGPLDGALVSVKDLLDVKGEPTLAGSRIFRDRVPAGEDADVVRRLRQAGAVIIGKTNMVEFAFSGIGLNPHFGTPGNAIDPKRIPGGSSSGAGVAVAEGTSDISIGSDTGGSVRIPAAFNGVVGFKPTAHRISLKGAFPLSYSLDSLGPLGRSVADCIAADAVMAGYGALVSTPYPLSGLRVGVPRGRLFSQTEALVADAFEASLRRLSALGARVSDCDLEDLLEQMREATSRASIASVEAAAIHSDWIETRAAEIDPRVQKWIALRLATTAADYIRMMRKRDELTRAMDRRLAPFDVVALPTIPIVAPLMAPLIADEKLYNKTDTLVLRNTTPINQFDLTAISLPIPDVPLPVGLMLVARHDQDRRLFEIALSVESALPH, encoded by the coding sequence ATGATGAGCGTGCGTGATCGGCTTGAAGAGGTATTCGAGCGGCTGGAAAAGCGCGCCTCCGATGAGCGTGTCTATCCGAAAGTCTATTGGGCGGCCGCCCGTGCGGCCGCCGATGCGGCCGATGAGCGAAGGCGTGCAGGCGTAACATTGGGGCCCCTGGATGGTGCTCTGGTTTCGGTTAAGGACCTGCTCGACGTCAAAGGTGAACCGACCCTGGCAGGGTCCCGGATTTTTCGGGATCGCGTTCCCGCTGGAGAGGATGCCGACGTCGTGCGGCGCCTGCGTCAAGCTGGTGCCGTCATCATCGGCAAGACCAACATGGTCGAATTCGCGTTCTCGGGCATCGGGCTTAATCCGCATTTCGGGACCCCCGGCAATGCGATCGATCCGAAGCGTATTCCGGGCGGTTCGTCATCGGGAGCCGGCGTTGCGGTTGCGGAGGGGACAAGCGACATCTCCATCGGCAGCGACACGGGCGGCTCCGTCCGGATTCCCGCAGCTTTCAATGGCGTCGTTGGGTTCAAGCCGACAGCGCACAGAATTTCGCTGAAAGGGGCCTTTCCGCTTTCATACAGTCTCGATTCCCTCGGGCCCTTGGGGCGGAGCGTCGCCGATTGCATCGCTGCGGACGCCGTCATGGCAGGATATGGGGCGCTGGTGTCGACCCCTTATCCTCTTTCGGGACTCCGTGTTGGTGTACCGCGGGGGCGCCTTTTCTCTCAGACAGAGGCACTGGTTGCTGACGCCTTCGAGGCGAGTCTGCGGCGGTTGTCAGCCTTAGGGGCTCGGGTCAGTGATTGTGACTTAGAGGATCTCCTGGAGCAGATGCGAGAGGCGACGTCGCGCGCATCCATTGCCTCGGTAGAGGCGGCAGCTATTCATTCAGACTGGATCGAAACGCGAGCCGCTGAAATCGATCCACGTGTGCAGAAGTGGATCGCTCTGAGGCTCGCTACGACGGCTGCAGATTACATTCGCATGATGCGCAAGCGCGATGAGCTCACGAGAGCCATGGACCGAAGGTTGGCGCCGTTCGACGTAGTGGCCTTGCCGACAATTCCTATTGTGGCCCCACTTATGGCTCCGCTTATCGCCGACGAGAAGCTCTACAATAAGACAGATACGCTTGTCCTGCGGAATACGACGCCCATCAATCAGTTCGACCTGACAGCAATCTCCCTTCCAATTCCTGATGTGCCGCTTCCTGTCGGTCTGATGCTCGTTGCACGCCATGACCAGGACAGGCGGCTTTTCGAAATCGCCTTAAGCGTCGAGAGCGCTCTTCCGCATTAG
- a CDS encoding ABC transporter permease, with translation MTSRFVSSAILTAVITFLIGPFFIIVAASLSAGDTLAFPPRGISLKWVLKVFQIESFQSSFLMSMGLAIFGTLTALAIGTPVSYALARYKLPFGETIRTAVSAPIIVPGIIVGLALLRYLVIPFGFNLTLALFLAHTALVLPYAVRVVSASMNNLRSDIEEAAVLLGCTRFGAFVRTVLPNIRGGILAAFILGFVTSFNQVPVSLFLSGPGVRTLPVDMLAYLETTYDPSVAALSALLAFMSIGIVFLAERFLGFSRYV, from the coding sequence ATGACGTCCCGCTTCGTCTCGTCGGCGATCCTGACCGCCGTCATCACCTTCCTGATTGGTCCCTTTTTCATTATTGTCGCAGCATCCCTTTCGGCCGGCGACACACTTGCCTTTCCACCCAGGGGGATCTCTCTCAAGTGGGTGCTAAAGGTCTTCCAGATTGAGAGCTTCCAATCGAGCTTTCTCATGTCGATGGGGCTCGCCATCTTCGGGACCCTGACGGCGCTCGCGATCGGAACGCCAGTCTCATATGCTCTTGCCCGCTATAAGCTCCCCTTTGGAGAAACCATACGGACTGCCGTTTCCGCGCCGATCATCGTCCCTGGGATCATCGTCGGGCTTGCCCTCCTGCGCTATCTCGTAATCCCGTTTGGCTTCAATCTTACCCTGGCCCTGTTCCTGGCCCATACGGCTCTCGTTCTGCCTTATGCCGTACGTGTCGTTTCAGCCAGCATGAACAATCTGCGAAGCGACATTGAGGAAGCTGCTGTTCTGCTAGGCTGCACACGGTTTGGGGCTTTCGTCAGGACGGTCCTTCCGAATATTCGCGGCGGTATCCTCGCTGCCTTCATCCTCGGCTTCGTCACAAGTTTTAATCAGGTTCCCGTGTCGCTATTCCTTTCGGGGCCGGGTGTCCGCACGCTCCCAGTCGACATGCTGGCATACCTGGAGACGACTTACGATCCATCCGTTGCTGCTCTTTCGGCTCTTCTGGCCTTCATGTCGATTGGAATCGTCTTCCTGGCCGAACGCTTCCTAGGATTTTCTCGCTATGTCTGA
- a CDS encoding adenine deaminase: MTVGSNEPNDLHDRILRDRAVAAARGDLPFDLLIHGGTLVDMVTGEHRRTDVGIVGPLIASVHEPDTLSEAVERIDATGTFIVPGLIDTHMHIESSMVTPSAYARTVLPRGVTTIVWDPHEFGNVSGLDGVRWAIEASQGLPLRVIPLAPSCVPSAPGLELAGADFGPRELEEMLAWPEIGGVAEVMNMRGVIDRDPRMTGIVQAGLNSGKLICGHARGLAGTDLNAFQAAGIISDHELISAEDLMAKIRAGLTIELRGSHDHLLPEFVAALNKLGHLPQTVTLCTDDVFPDDLHENGGLDDVVRRLVAYGLQPEWALRAATLNAAQHLGRRDLGLVAAGRRADLVLFEDLNGFKARHVLTNGRHVASKGVMKVEVPAYPAKSLHGTVKLQPLTERDFRIPAQGHKARVATIDRPRFTRWGEIVAEIQDGFVSPPEGTAYIAVAHRHGRKPGLPRVGLLTGWGKWTGAFCTTVSHDSHNLTVFGGNPRDMSIAANAVIAAGGGMAVASEGKLDALLPLPLAGLVSDAEMAHVAESFKDIRSAVGRIATWQPPYLVFKACFGATLACNAGPHQTDCGIADVLEGGVRETPILEILA, from the coding sequence ATGACAGTTGGATCGAATGAACCAAACGATCTCCATGACCGCATCCTGCGAGATCGAGCTGTCGCGGCTGCACGAGGCGATCTTCCGTTTGACCTGCTGATTCATGGCGGCACTCTCGTCGATATGGTCACCGGCGAGCACCGCCGGACTGACGTCGGCATCGTTGGACCGCTGATCGCGAGCGTGCACGAACCCGATACATTGTCGGAGGCTGTCGAGAGGATCGATGCGACGGGCACCTTCATCGTGCCAGGTCTCATCGACACTCATATGCACATTGAAAGCTCGATGGTCACCCCGAGCGCCTATGCTCGGACGGTCCTTCCCAGGGGCGTCACGACCATCGTCTGGGACCCGCACGAATTCGGGAATGTGAGTGGGCTCGATGGGGTGCGCTGGGCTATCGAAGCGTCTCAAGGCTTGCCACTGCGTGTGATTCCCCTAGCACCATCCTGCGTTCCGTCGGCTCCCGGATTGGAACTTGCCGGTGCCGACTTTGGACCGCGTGAACTGGAGGAAATGCTCGCCTGGCCCGAGATTGGCGGCGTTGCTGAAGTTATGAATATGCGCGGTGTCATCGACCGCGACCCTCGCATGACTGGCATCGTTCAGGCAGGTCTCAACTCAGGAAAGCTCATCTGTGGCCATGCCCGTGGGCTTGCGGGGACAGATCTGAATGCTTTTCAGGCTGCAGGCATCATTTCCGACCATGAGCTGATATCTGCAGAGGATCTGATGGCGAAGATCCGGGCTGGACTCACGATTGAGCTCCGCGGGTCACATGACCATCTGCTTCCGGAATTCGTCGCGGCTCTCAATAAGCTCGGGCACCTTCCCCAAACCGTGACGCTGTGCACGGACGATGTCTTCCCGGATGACCTGCACGAGAACGGCGGCCTCGACGATGTTGTCCGCCGGCTCGTCGCTTATGGCCTACAGCCCGAATGGGCCCTCCGGGCTGCAACTTTAAACGCTGCCCAGCATCTCGGGCGGAGGGACCTAGGTCTTGTCGCTGCAGGACGCCGGGCCGATCTGGTTCTTTTTGAGGACCTGAACGGTTTCAAGGCACGCCACGTTCTGACAAATGGACGTCACGTCGCATCCAAGGGCGTGATGAAGGTGGAGGTTCCGGCATATCCTGCGAAAAGCCTTCACGGGACGGTGAAGCTACAGCCGCTGACGGAACGGGACTTCAGAATTCCGGCTCAAGGCCATAAAGCCCGTGTTGCAACCATCGACCGCCCACGCTTTACGCGCTGGGGCGAGATCGTCGCTGAGATCCAGGATGGATTCGTTAGTCCGCCTGAAGGTACGGCTTATATCGCCGTGGCTCACCGCCACGGGCGCAAGCCTGGTCTGCCGCGCGTGGGTCTCCTCACAGGTTGGGGGAAATGGACCGGTGCATTCTGCACGACCGTATCCCACGACAGCCACAACCTGACCGTCTTCGGAGGAAATCCACGGGACATGAGCATTGCGGCCAACGCGGTGATTGCGGCAGGCGGCGGGATGGCTGTCGCATCCGAGGGCAAGCTTGATGCGCTCCTTCCGCTACCTCTCGCAGGCTTGGTCTCGGACGCCGAAATGGCCCACGTCGCAGAAAGCTTCAAGGACATCCGCTCGGCAGTTGGGCGCATCGCGACCTGGCAGCCGCCCTACTTGGTCTTTAAGGCCTGTTTCGGCGCTACGCTGGCATGCAATGCAGGCCCCCACCAGACCGATTGTGGCATCGCGGATGTGCTGGAGGGCGGAGTTCGCGAAACGCCGATCCTGGAGATTCTCGCCTGA
- a CDS encoding nucleoside hydrolase codes for MGVWIDTDMGFDDILAISIVRQSSLPIDGISLVFGNAPLVIVKDNAARAAQALGWEYPIHSGRAQSVLGLCETAQSILGDSGIPTVGREFASARALPESNAFLALVRWLEGKGDDERRILALGPLTNIAALALARPDLAARIDDLVWMGGGITAGNHTPSAEFNAYADPEALAIVLASRIPFRMVDLDVCRKVLVDPSAVPPIRGEGGANALALADMLEGFINIAIQRHRPAMALYDPIAAIAFTRPDIVRFKAARIEVELGGIHTRGRTVVDSRHGAAYNAQIANEINADMARNLALTALQREAGR; via the coding sequence ATGGGCGTTTGGATCGATACGGATATGGGCTTCGACGATATTCTGGCGATCTCTATTGTCAGACAGTCGAGCCTCCCGATCGACGGCATCTCCCTTGTCTTCGGAAATGCACCACTCGTGATCGTGAAGGATAATGCTGCCCGAGCCGCACAAGCTCTTGGATGGGAGTATCCCATCCATAGCGGGCGCGCACAGTCCGTCCTTGGCTTATGCGAAACCGCTCAGAGTATTCTGGGAGATAGTGGGATTCCCACAGTCGGACGAGAGTTCGCTTCCGCGAGAGCCCTGCCGGAGAGTAACGCGTTTTTGGCTCTGGTCCGATGGCTTGAAGGCAAGGGGGACGATGAGCGACGGATTTTGGCGCTCGGTCCCCTTACCAACATTGCAGCCCTTGCGTTGGCGCGCCCTGATCTCGCAGCGAGGATCGACGATCTTGTCTGGATGGGGGGTGGCATTACGGCCGGCAACCACACGCCATCTGCCGAGTTCAATGCCTATGCTGACCCTGAAGCTCTCGCCATCGTTCTGGCGAGCAGGATTCCATTTCGAATGGTCGATCTTGACGTTTGCCGTAAAGTTTTGGTTGACCCATCTGCTGTTCCTCCGATCAGAGGCGAAGGCGGAGCAAATGCATTAGCCCTAGCCGACATGCTTGAGGGCTTCATCAATATCGCGATCCAGCGTCACCGGCCTGCGATGGCGCTCTATGATCCTATTGCGGCAATCGCCTTTACCAGGCCCGATATCGTTCGCTTCAAGGCTGCGCGAATCGAGGTTGAGCTTGGCGGAATTCATACCCGCGGGCGCACGGTAGTCGATAGTCGCCATGGGGCAGCCTACAATGCTCAGATTGCGAATGAGATCAATGCCGACATGGCGCGCAATCTCGCTCTTACGGCGTTGCAACGGGAGGCAGGACGATGA